Genomic DNA from Nitrosarchaeum koreense MY1:
GGAGTAACAGAATGATATCCATCTGGAATTGGTTTTACCATGAAAGATAATAAAATAGAATCAATTTATCTTTTTATCGATCAGATATTTTTTCTCTAAAAAAATATTTTTCAGATATTGTAAATATGGTGTAATTTGTTTGATGTACCATATAGAAATCAAAGTAAAATAACTTGTCAATCATGGCAGCAAAGAAAAAAGCAGCAGCAAAAAAATCAGCAACAAAGAAAAAGTAACAATATAAGATATTTTTTATCTTACATTTTTTTTATTATAATCCATAATCCAAAAATCCTAAAAAACGATCTATGACTTGTGTTTCAAAGAGGCAATTTAGAAATCCGCTGCAAGGCAATGCTTTAAAAACCCCTGATTTTGATTTGATAATCTAGACAAAATGAAACAAGTTTACTTTTATGATGAAGGAGACGGGAAAAACAAGAAGCTTCTAGGTGGAAAGGGAGCGGGTCTGTGTGAAATGACCCAACTCAAGTTACCAGTACCTCCAGGATTTACAATTACTACCCAAGTCTGTAATGAGTATTACCAAAATGGGAAAAAATTGCCAAAAACATTGATGGCAGAAGTAAAAAAGAACATTACAAAAATTGAAAAAAGAACAGGGAAGAAATGGAATTCTAAAGAAAACCCATTACTAGTTTCAGTGAGATCAGGCGCTGCAATATCCATGCCAGGAATGATGGATACTATTTTGAATTTAGGATTAAATGATGAAACTGTTGAAGGATTAGCAAAGAAGAGCAACAACCCAAGATTCGCGTGGGATTCTTACAGAAGATTTGTTCAGCTGTTTGGCAAAGTGGTATTTGGTGTTGATGATAAAAAATTTGATGTGGTTTTAGAAAATGCAAAATTAAATCAAGCAGTCCAGGCAGATAGCGCATTAAATGAAAAATCGTTGAAGTCAGTAGTTACAGAATACAAAAAGATCTGTGAAAAACATACAGGGATGCCATTTCCTTCTGATCCTTTTGAGCAATTAGAATTAGCAATAAAAGCAGTGTTTGGAAGTTGGATGGGAGAAAGAGCAATTGTATACAGAGAAAGAAATAACATTACAAAAGACATCGCAGATGGAACTGCGGTAAATGTAGTTTCAATGGCATTTGGAAATATGGGTAACGATAGTGCTACAGGAGTTGTTTTTACAAGAAACCCAGGAGATGGAACTAGACATCTTTTTGGGGAATATTTAGTGAATGCGCAGGGAGAAGATGTTGTGGCAGGGGTCAGAACTGGAAAACCAGTAGATGAAATGAAAATTGAAATGCCAGCATCATATAAGCAGTTAGAGCAGACATGTGAAAGATTAGAAAGACATTACAAAGAACCACAAGATATAGAGTTTACAATTGAACGTGGAATATTTTATTTATTGCAAACAAGAAATGCAAAGATGAATGCAGTTGGAATGGTAAAGACTTCAGTAGATATGGTTAATGAAAAATTAATTGATAAAAATAGAGCACTTACTAGATTACACGCCGAGCAATTAGAACAACTACTCCACAAAACAATTGATTCAAAATCTATTAAAAATTACACATTACTGGTAAAAGGGATAGCAGCATCACCAGGAGCAGCTAGCGGGATAGCAGTACTTGATGTAAAAAGGGCAACGGCTATGGGTGAAAATGGAGCTAAAGTAATTCTAGTCAGAGAAGAAACAAAGCCAGAAGATGTTCCAGCATTTTTTGAATCGGTAGGGATTCTTACAAGCAGAGGTGGAAAAACATCCCATGCAGCAGTAGTGGCAAGAGGTATGGGCAAACCATGTATTGTTGGTTGTTCAGATTTGAGAATTGATTATGATAATAAACAATTCAGCGTAGATGATAAAATAGTTCATGAAGGAGATGCAATTACAATTGACGGTAGTACAGGTTCAGTTTACTTGGGAGAAATTCCAACAACAGAACCAAAAATTACGGACGATTTTAAAACAATACTAGAATGGGCACAAAAAGTAAAACAATTAGGCATCAGAGCAAACGCAGACACTCCAGAAGGAGCTAGATTAGCAAGAGAGTTTGGAGGTCAGGGTATCGGCCTATGTAGAACAGAAAGAATGTTCAACGGAAGCGATAGAATTGGATTATTTGTAGATATGATCATGGCAGAAAATATTGAAGAAAGAAAAAAAGTTTTGACCAAATTAGGCGAATTGCAAAAAAGTGATTTCATTGAAATACTAAAAGCGATGGAAGGATATGCAGTTACAATTAGATTATTGGATCCACCATTGCATGAATTTTTACCAAATCCAGAAGAGTTGAATCAAAAAATCCACAAACTAGAACAGAAAAATGAAATAGCAGAGTTAGAGAAAGCAAAAATCCTACTAAAAAGAGCAAAAGAACTTGCTGAAATTAATCCAATGATGGGACATAGAGGAGTAAGAGTAGGAATTACATATCCAGAAATTTATGAGATGCAAATCAGAGCAGTGTTTGAAGCGGCAGCAGAATTAGCAAAAAATAAAGTTGATGCTCATCCACAAATCATGATTCCACAAATTAGCAGTATTGCAGAATTAAACCATATTAAAAAAATCTACGATAATATCAAAAAAGAGATGGAATCAAAATACAATATGAAATTAAAGATTAATTTCGGAACAATGATTGAAGTTGTTAGAGCAGCTTTGACTGCAAATGAACTTGCCAGTACTGCAGAATTCTTTAGTTTTGGTACAAATGATCTTACACAAGGAACATTTAGCTTTAGTCGAGAAGATGTCGAAGGAAAATTCTTACCAGAATACATGGATAAAGAGATCCTAGAAAGAAATCCATTCCAATCAATTGATGTAAACGGAGTTGGAAGTTTAATGAAAATAGGCATCTCAGCTGGCAGAAATATCAAACCAGATATGGAGATAGGAATTTGTGGAGAGCATGGTGGAGACCCTAATTCAATCAAATTCTGTCACAATGCAAATCTAAGCTATGTTAGCGCATCACCACATAGAATTCCAATTGCAATAATAGCCGCCGCTCAGGCAGCAATTGAACAGCCAAAGAAAGGAAATGAAGCAAGAAAACCAGTAAAGAAATCAGCAAGAAAACCAGTAAAGAAATCAGCAAGAAAACCAGTAAAGAAATCAGCAAGAAAACCAGTAAAGAAATCAGCAAGAAAACCAGTAAAGAAATCAGCAAGAAAACCAGTAAAGAAATCAGCAAGAAAACCAGTAAAGAAATCAGCAAGCAAAAACAAATCTAAAAGAAAATAAGTACATAAAACACATTTTAAAACTAGTAACCCATAGAACAATATGATTGCTACCAAGAATTGATTCCATTAAACAAATGAGATTAAAGATAGGAATTACACAAAAACAACTTGCAACAATGGTTGGAGTAAGCACGTCAATGATTAATCAAATAGAATCGGGTAGAAGTCAACCAAGTTATGACACTGCAAAAAAAGTTTTTGATAGTCTTGCAAATTTAGAAGGAAAATCATCATCTCATAAAGCTGGAGATTTCTGCAGTAAAGATGTTGTAAAATTAAAACCCACCAACACATTACATGATGCAATTAAAAAAATGCATGAATCATCCATTAGTCAGATTCCTATTTTCAATGGAACTGAACTTGTAGGCGTAATATCAGAAGATGGGATTGTCAAACATCTTGCAGATGTAGGGGAATCTGAACTAAAAAATGCAAAATTAGCAGATACAATGGAACCAGTTCCACCAATTGTGGATTATGATACACCAGCAAATATTCTTGTTCCATTAATCAGATATTCAAAATGTATTCTAGTATCAAAAAAATCAAAAATAATCGGAATAATTACGGCATCAGATACGTTAAAGATGATGGAATAAATTCAAATTTTAAAAACTTTCTAAATCACTATTAAAACAATTAGTATCAATCATCAGTAGAAATTCTCAGTAGACTAGATATTCTAAAAATATAGTTGTAAGATCAATGCTTAGAAAAACACTATTTGTAATGCTTTTTAGCATAATGATTACAGTCTCAATTTCATCGAGCCAATCTTATGCTGAAACAGACACAAAGTTCACAAAAATCCAAGGAAATGACTTGGAAAACAATCCAATTACAAAAAACATCTTAAAGAACATCGAAATTGCAAGAAAACAATTTGCAGCCATAAAAGAAAAAGAACAGAAAGAGAATGAATATCAAAAACACATCAATGAACAAAGAATAGCTGCTCAAGCCAGTTTAGACCAAGCTGTGACTAGAATGAATGACGCCTATGAAGAGTTTACACCAAGAAATGCTTTTGCAAAATATGTATCAGGATTCAATGCCACTCATCAAGCAATATACTGGGATCAATTTGATTATCTCAATGCCAAGATAACTCTTGCAAAAGATGCTAAAGATACAGTTCTTAAAAATGGTGGTACATATTTTGATGCAATGAAGGAATATTCAAAATATGCAAAGATGACAAAAGTTGAAATGTTAAATGTCATAAAAGATTTGAATATCAAACATAACTTCACGGACAAAAAAATACAATCATATTTTGATGCAAATGGCAAACTACCAAGAGTAGAAAATGATCTAAATGCACCTTGCTATAACTGCAAAGCAACCATCACAAAAGTAAAGGCATCTGCAACTGAGACAACATCAATAACTGCTGAAAAACTAAAGCCAATTTTACAATCAGATCAAATTGTGAATCTAAAAAACAAGCTTTCTGAGATTCAAAAAGACTTTGTAAGTTCAAAGAACATCATTGAGCAAAAAAAGATGGTACAGGATATGAACAACATCTTAAAACAAATTCAAGAATCAGGTGATTCTTGATATATTTATTTTTTATTTTTTTATTTATTTAAAAATTAAAATTAATTTGGATGAGAGCATAATTCGGCAAGAACGCCGTTAAGTGATTTTGGATGAATGAATGTGACTTTGGTTCCAGCAGAACCAGGTCTAATTTTTCCTAGGAATTGAATTCCACATCCTTCCATTCTTGAAACCTCGCCTTCAATGTTATCAGTTTCTAATGCCATATGATGAAGACCTGGTCCTTTTTTATCAAGGAATTTTTTAATTGGACTAGCATCATTTGTTGGTTGCATTAATTCAATTCTTCCATTCTCAAGATGAATTATTGCAACTTTAACACCTTCAGTTTCTACTGTTTCAAATTCAACTTCATGAACTCCTAACGCTTCTTTGTAAATTCTAGCAGATTCTTCTACATCATTTACTGCAATTGCAATATGATCAATTTTCATCTAAAAGACCTCTTTTGGGTGGTACTCGCCAAACACTTCTCTAAACGTATTGCTGATTTCGCCAGTTGTAGCAAATGCTCTTGCAGAGGCAATAATATATGGCATTAGATTTTCATCAGTATCAGCTGCACTCTTCATTGCAGATAATGCTTTTTCGAGTTTCTTGTTGTCTCTAGTTGCTCTAAGTTCTTTGAGTGCTTTCTTTTGTTGGATTTCAATTCTATCATCAATTCTTAATAATTCAGGAGGTTTTTCTTCTATCTCAGAGTATTTGTTTACTCCTACGATTACTCGGTCTCCAGCATCTGCTTCTTTTTTAAGACGATATGCATTTTGTCTGATTTCTGACTGGAAGAAGCCTTTTTCAATCGCCTTAATAGAGCCACCCATTTTTTCAATTTGTTTTAGATACTTCCAAACATTTTCTTCTATCTGATCACATAATTCCTCAAGATAGTAAGAGCCGGCCATTGGGTCAACAGTCTTAGTTACCCCACTTTCATGTGCAACGATTTGCTGTGTTCTAAGAGCAATTTTTGCAGATTCTTGCGTAGGTAATGCCAGTGCTTCATCTCTAGAATTGGTATGAAGGGATTGAGTGCCACCAATTACTGCAGCCATTGTCTGTATGGCTACACGTACAATGTTATTATCAGGTTGTTGAGCAGTTAATGATTCTCCACTTGTCTGGGTATGGAATTTTAGTTGTAACGAACGAGGATCTTTTGCATGGAATTTTTCTTTTAGGATTTTTGCATATACTTTTCTTGCAACTCTAAACTTTGCAACCTCTTCAAAGAACTCAATAGTACAACAAAAGAAAAAAGACAGTCTCGGTGCAAAGTCATCAATTTTTAGTCCTCGATCAATGCATGTTTGGATATATGCAATTGCATTTGCAATTGTAAATGCAATTTCCTGTGTGGCTGTACAACCAGCTTCTCTCATATGATATCCAGAAATTGAAACAGGATACCATTGTGGAACTTTTTCAGCGCAGTATCCAATCATATCACCAATTAATCTCATTGATGGTTTTGGAGGATAGATGTATGTGTTTCTTGCAATGTATTCTTTTAAGATATCATTTTGTGTTGTACCTCTTAGTTCAGTGCTTTTGAATCCTTGCGATTCACCTACAACAATATAGTATGCAAGTAAAGTTGACGCAGTAGAATTAATTGTCATAGAAGAACTAACTTTTCCCAAAGGAATTCCATCAAAGGCAATCATCATATCTTTAAGTGAAGCAATAGAAACTCCAACTTTTCCTACCTCACCTTCAGCGGGGGTAGAATCAGGATCATGTCCTATTTGTGTTGGAAGATCAAAAGCCATACTGAGTCCAGTTTGTCCTTTTTCAAGCATGAACTTGAATCGCTCATTAGTTAATTTTGCATCTCCAAAACCAGAATACTGCCTCATTGTCCAAAATCGTTCACGGAACATTTCGGTGTGAATTCCACGAGTATATGGGTATACTCCAGAATCTTCTTTAACATATTTTTTAGAGGATCTTTGATAGATTCGTTTTACTGGAAAATTAGAATCAGTAACAAAATTCTTTGGTGAGACTTTTTTACTAGTTTGTTTTTTTACCATCTTTTTCACTTTACCAATGACTTTGTAATTTTATCAGCAGCTTCAAAAGGATCCATCTGTTTTGATTGTATTTTTTTGAGATATTTTGAGAATGTTTTATCAGAACTTAGCATCACTTCGATCTTTTCACTCATATTATTTAAAATAATATCTTTTAATTCAGTTTCCAGTCTAACCATATCTTTATCATGTTTATGTTTATTTTTTGTAGTCATCATTTCTTTTAGTGTCTTGGCAAATTCGGATATTCCAGAGTTTTTTTTAACCGAAGTCTTCAAAAATACAGGATTCAAATTAGTAGAGCCAATATATTCACGAATTGCATCAAAGAGTTGATTGGCTCCATCAAGGTCGCTCTTGTTAACAATATAGATATCGCCAATTTCAGTCAGACCAGCTTTTATTGTTTGAATACTATCACCCGTATTTGGATTAAAGACAACTACTGTAACATCTGCAATGTTTGAAATTTCAACTTCAGTTTGACCTGCACCAACACTTTCAATTATAATTGGATTAAATCCGGCATATTCCAAAATCCTAATACTATTTCTAAGTGATCTTGAAACTGCGCCAGTGGCGCCTCTTGATGCAATACTACGGATGTAAGTTCCAGAGTCAGTGGATTCAGTCATTCTAACTCTATCTCCAAGTATTGCACCACCAGTTACATGACTTGTTGGATCTATTGCAAGAATTGCAGGTTTTGTATGAAGTTTCTTTAATGCAATAGATGTTTTGTTAATGAGTGAACTTTTACCGGCACCTGCAGGTCCAGTAATTCCAATGATGGATGCATTACCAGTCTCTTTGTATATTTTTTTAAGCAATTTTTTTGCTTCCGAAGGATTGTTTTCAACAATACTAATCGCTTTGGCAATTGCACCTCTCTTGCCTTTTTTTAAATCAGAAATATCCAATATAAGATAATTTTTGATAGCTGCAATAAAATCTTGTGTGTGATCTTATGGAGAACCATAGATAATTGGAGG
This window encodes:
- the ppdK gene encoding pyruvate, phosphate dikinase encodes the protein MKQVYFYDEGDGKNKKLLGGKGAGLCEMTQLKLPVPPGFTITTQVCNEYYQNGKKLPKTLMAEVKKNITKIEKRTGKKWNSKENPLLVSVRSGAAISMPGMMDTILNLGLNDETVEGLAKKSNNPRFAWDSYRRFVQLFGKVVFGVDDKKFDVVLENAKLNQAVQADSALNEKSLKSVVTEYKKICEKHTGMPFPSDPFEQLELAIKAVFGSWMGERAIVYRERNNITKDIADGTAVNVVSMAFGNMGNDSATGVVFTRNPGDGTRHLFGEYLVNAQGEDVVAGVRTGKPVDEMKIEMPASYKQLEQTCERLERHYKEPQDIEFTIERGIFYLLQTRNAKMNAVGMVKTSVDMVNEKLIDKNRALTRLHAEQLEQLLHKTIDSKSIKNYTLLVKGIAASPGAASGIAVLDVKRATAMGENGAKVILVREETKPEDVPAFFESVGILTSRGGKTSHAAVVARGMGKPCIVGCSDLRIDYDNKQFSVDDKIVHEGDAITIDGSTGSVYLGEIPTTEPKITDDFKTILEWAQKVKQLGIRANADTPEGARLAREFGGQGIGLCRTERMFNGSDRIGLFVDMIMAENIEERKKVLTKLGELQKSDFIEILKAMEGYAVTIRLLDPPLHEFLPNPEELNQKIHKLEQKNEIAELEKAKILLKRAKELAEINPMMGHRGVRVGITYPEIYEMQIRAVFEAAAELAKNKVDAHPQIMIPQISSIAELNHIKKIYDNIKKEMESKYNMKLKINFGTMIEVVRAALTANELASTAEFFSFGTNDLTQGTFSFSREDVEGKFLPEYMDKEILERNPFQSIDVNGVGSLMKIGISAGRNIKPDMEIGICGEHGGDPNSIKFCHNANLSYVSASPHRIPIAIIAAAQAAIEQPKKGNEARKPVKKSARKPVKKSARKPVKKSARKPVKKSARKPVKKSARKPVKKSARKPVKKSASKNKSKRK
- a CDS encoding CBS domain-containing protein — encoded protein: MLPRIDSIKQMRLKIGITQKQLATMVGVSTSMINQIESGRSQPSYDTAKKVFDSLANLEGKSSSHKAGDFCSKDVVKLKPTNTLHDAIKKMHESSISQIPIFNGTELVGVISEDGIVKHLADVGESELKNAKLADTMEPVPPIVDYDTPANILVPLIRYSKCILVSKKSKIIGIITASDTLKMME
- the mce gene encoding methylmalonyl-CoA epimerase, translated to MKIDHIAIAVNDVEESARIYKEALGVHEVEFETVETEGVKVAIIHLENGRIELMQPTNDASPIKKFLDKKGPGLHHMALETDNIEGEVSRMEGCGIQFLGKIRPGSAGTKVTFIHPKSLNGVLAELCSHPN
- a CDS encoding acyl-CoA mutase large subunit family protein, whose product is MVKKQTSKKVSPKNFVTDSNFPVKRIYQRSSKKYVKEDSGVYPYTRGIHTEMFRERFWTMRQYSGFGDAKLTNERFKFMLEKGQTGLSMAFDLPTQIGHDPDSTPAEGEVGKVGVSIASLKDMMIAFDGIPLGKVSSSMTINSTASTLLAYYIVVGESQGFKSTELRGTTQNDILKEYIARNTYIYPPKPSMRLIGDMIGYCAEKVPQWYPVSISGYHMREAGCTATQEIAFTIANAIAYIQTCIDRGLKIDDFAPRLSFFFCCTIEFFEEVAKFRVARKVYAKILKEKFHAKDPRSLQLKFHTQTSGESLTAQQPDNNIVRVAIQTMAAVIGGTQSLHTNSRDEALALPTQESAKIALRTQQIVAHESGVTKTVDPMAGSYYLEELCDQIEENVWKYLKQIEKMGGSIKAIEKGFFQSEIRQNAYRLKKEADAGDRVIVGVNKYSEIEEKPPELLRIDDRIEIQQKKALKELRATRDNKKLEKALSAMKSAADTDENLMPYIIASARAFATTGEISNTFREVFGEYHPKEVF
- the meaB gene encoding methylmalonyl Co-A mutase-associated GTPase MeaB produces the protein MLDISDLKKGKRGAIAKAISIVENNPSEAKKLLKKIYKETGNASIIGITGPAGAGKSSLINKTSIALKKLHTKPAILAIDPTSHVTGGAILGDRVRMTESTDSGTYIRSIASRGATGAVSRSLRNSIRILEYAGFNPIIIESVGAGQTEVEISNIADVTVVVFNPNTGDSIQTIKAGLTEIGDIYIVNKSDLDGANQLFDAIREYIGSTNLNPVFLKTSVKKNSGISEFAKTLKEMMTTKNKHKHDKDMVRLETELKDIILNNMSEKIEVMLSSDKTFSKYLKKIQSKQMDPFEAADKITKSLVK